A window of Amycolatopsis australiensis contains these coding sequences:
- a CDS encoding NADPH-dependent F420 reductase, which translates to MRIGIFGTGGMADALGTHWARAGHELMISGRSDPGALARRLGAATGAWHETAAFADVLLLAVPAGAIGKVLAQAGPLAGKALVDCTNDPGLTGAPVASRIVTDAHVVKAFNLAPTDVWRLTPPAWDGRPLAVPLCGDDPAAVEKVSTLVRDVGAKPVHAGGLDRAALLEATAAFVIGLWFAGEDAQAILAPS; encoded by the coding sequence ATGCGGATCGGGATCTTCGGCACGGGCGGGATGGCGGACGCCCTCGGCACACACTGGGCCCGCGCGGGACACGAACTGATGATCAGCGGCCGCTCGGACCCCGGCGCCCTCGCGCGGCGGCTCGGCGCCGCCACCGGAGCGTGGCACGAGACGGCCGCCTTCGCCGACGTGCTCCTGCTCGCGGTCCCCGCCGGGGCGATCGGCAAGGTCCTCGCGCAGGCGGGCCCGCTGGCCGGGAAAGCGCTGGTGGACTGCACCAACGACCCGGGACTGACCGGCGCCCCGGTGGCGTCGCGGATCGTCACGGACGCCCACGTTGTGAAGGCGTTCAACCTCGCCCCGACGGACGTCTGGCGGCTGACCCCGCCGGCCTGGGACGGCCGCCCGCTGGCAGTCCCCCTGTGCGGCGACGACCCGGCGGCGGTGGAGAAGGTCAGCACGCTGGTCCGGGACGTCGGCGCCAAGCCGGTCCACGCCGGCGGCCTCGACCGCGCCGCGCTCCTGGAAGCGACGGCGGCGTTCGTCATCGGCCTGTGGTTCGCGGGCGAGGACGCCCAGGCGATCCTCGCGCCGTCCTGA
- a CDS encoding C45 family autoproteolytic acyltransferase/hydolase, with protein sequence MVATVAEHRIGDVCWTIVRGPREAAFRELGAYAAADIRTVLAGLPSWPVTARARRSPVLFRAIESASQVEHPDAYAELTALAEGAGVPFDDLLLANLRGDLGAGDGTGCTDLAWAGPRSLLGHNEDGDPVFDGIGRLLTLLIDGEPGVCVWWYPGFLPSNTFTITTHGLVWGIDSVSVVAPSPCAGRHFVARTLQRASTLAEAVSMLRSRTSAGGFAYTMGCVGSPGVTVAEKAGDETAVSTVANGLSWHTNHFRQLPPTLDVAPEESLARAEVCAHLTASDPDAKWLTAALTGDVHRDATGDDTLLTLSTVVTDLASGEVTVVPRGGAPLRAGAADLAAGNVGAVG encoded by the coding sequence ATGGTGGCGACAGTGGCGGAGCACCGGATCGGCGACGTGTGCTGGACGATCGTCCGGGGTCCGCGGGAAGCCGCTTTCCGCGAGCTGGGCGCCTACGCCGCCGCGGACATCCGGACCGTCCTGGCCGGACTGCCGTCGTGGCCGGTCACGGCCCGCGCGCGGCGGTCGCCGGTGCTGTTCCGGGCGATCGAATCGGCGTCGCAGGTCGAGCACCCGGACGCGTACGCGGAGCTGACCGCGCTTGCCGAGGGTGCCGGGGTGCCGTTCGACGACCTGCTGCTGGCCAACCTGCGTGGCGACCTCGGCGCCGGCGACGGCACGGGGTGCACCGACCTGGCCTGGGCGGGCCCGCGGTCGCTGCTCGGCCACAACGAGGACGGCGACCCGGTGTTCGACGGCATCGGGCGGCTGCTGACGCTGCTGATCGACGGCGAGCCCGGCGTGTGCGTCTGGTGGTACCCGGGGTTCCTGCCGTCGAACACGTTCACCATCACCACGCACGGGCTGGTGTGGGGCATCGACAGCGTCAGCGTGGTCGCGCCTTCGCCGTGCGCCGGGCGGCACTTCGTGGCGCGCACGCTGCAGCGTGCTTCCACGCTCGCGGAAGCGGTGTCGATGCTGCGGTCACGGACTTCGGCGGGCGGGTTCGCCTACACGATGGGATGTGTCGGGTCGCCGGGCGTGACGGTGGCGGAAAAGGCGGGCGACGAGACGGCGGTGTCGACCGTCGCGAATGGACTTTCCTGGCACACCAACCACTTCCGGCAGCTTCCGCCCACTTTGGACGTCGCTCCGGAGGAGAGCCTGGCGCGGGCGGAGGTGTGCGCGCACCTGACGGCGTCCGATCCGGACGCGAAGTGGCTGACCGCGGCGCTGACCGGCGACGTCCACCGTGACGCCACCGGCGACGACACCTTGCTGACGTTGAGCACCGTCGTGACGGATCTGGCTTCGGGTGAGGTGACGGTGGTTCCCCGCGGCGGCGCGCCGCTGCGGGCCGGGGCGGCGGACCTGGCCGCGGGGAACGTCGGCGCCGTCGGCTGA